A genome region from Candidatus Zixiibacteriota bacterium includes the following:
- the lhgO gene encoding L-2-hydroxyglutarate oxidase, producing the protein MSFYEETDIAVIGGGIIGCATALAILTEHDCRLTLLEAEDHLAPHQSGHNSGVIHSGIYYRPGSLKSRLCAKGREAMYSFCSEHGIRHDRCGKVIVATAEEELTRLDDLEKRGRENGLDQIERIDRKRLKELGPHIRGIDGLYVPYTGIVDYIDVVNKYAELIRAKGGLIRTSAKIRHIARAKGKLILYGDAKEIRTSYLINCGGLYSDRVARLAGIKPSIQIIPFRGEYYKLAESKRHLIKDLVYPVPDPRFPFLGVHFTRSVYNEVEAGPNAVLAFSREGYKKSDISLLETANMALSSGFWKMARKYFKTGLGEFYRSLSKTAFTKELQRLLPQIETDDLAPGGTGVRAQALDHNGNLVDDFIIDETENMIHVLNAPSPAATASLAIGEYIADLAQKKFLT; encoded by the coding sequence CGGTTGTGCAACAGCTCTGGCAATCCTCACTGAACATGATTGCCGATTGACATTGTTGGAAGCCGAGGATCATCTCGCACCTCATCAAAGCGGTCATAACTCCGGAGTGATACATTCCGGAATCTATTACCGGCCCGGATCGCTTAAATCCAGATTATGCGCAAAGGGACGGGAGGCGATGTACTCCTTCTGCTCAGAACATGGCATCCGGCATGATCGCTGCGGCAAGGTGATCGTTGCCACTGCCGAGGAAGAACTCACCCGTCTCGATGATCTCGAAAAACGGGGGCGGGAAAACGGCCTGGATCAGATCGAGCGGATCGATCGTAAACGCTTAAAAGAGCTGGGGCCTCATATCAGGGGCATCGACGGTCTCTATGTGCCCTATACCGGAATCGTCGACTATATAGATGTGGTCAACAAGTACGCCGAGTTGATCAGAGCAAAGGGTGGATTGATTCGAACCTCCGCCAAAATCAGGCATATCGCACGGGCTAAAGGCAAATTGATCCTCTACGGCGACGCCAAAGAAATCAGGACAAGCTACCTGATTAACTGCGGGGGCCTCTACTCCGACCGGGTAGCCCGCCTGGCCGGCATCAAACCGAGCATCCAGATCATCCCCTTCCGGGGCGAATACTACAAGCTGGCCGAAAGCAAACGCCATCTGATTAAGGACCTGGTATATCCCGTACCCGATCCGCGTTTCCCGTTTTTGGGTGTGCACTTCACACGCAGTGTCTACAACGAGGTCGAGGCCGGTCCCAATGCCGTCCTGGCATTCAGCCGTGAGGGATACAAAAAGTCCGATATATCTCTTCTGGAAACCGCGAATATGGCGCTCTCATCCGGTTTTTGGAAGATGGCGCGCAAATATTTCAAGACCGGACTAGGCGAATTTTATCGCTCGCTTTCCAAAACAGCATTTACTAAAGAACTCCAAAGGCTGCTGCCGCAAATCGAAACAGATGATCTTGCGCCGGGAGGAACCGGTGTTCGAGCGCAGGCGCTTGACCACAATGGCAACCTGGTCGATGATTTTATAATCGATGAGACCGAGAATATGATCCATGTGCTTAACGCACCTTCTCCGGCGGCGACAGCATCTCTGGCAATCGGTGAATATATAGCCGATTTAGCACAAAAGAAGTTTCTAACTTAG
- a CDS encoding cupin domain-containing protein — translation MGSKIPLFIDTEEAPRLNLAKGIETLVLSGLNGEAMMMVQHRIAPGATAPLHAHSNQQCGLIHSGSGRLTIGNMTREVKTGDCFYMTSDIKHGVINTGDDTLVMIEVFHPVREDFVNMIKNP, via the coding sequence ATGGGATCCAAAATCCCCCTGTTTATAGACACCGAAGAAGCACCTCGTCTTAATCTCGCCAAGGGTATCGAAACCCTGGTTTTAAGTGGATTGAACGGCGAGGCAATGATGATGGTCCAGCACCGGATCGCCCCCGGGGCGACCGCGCCGCTTCACGCGCACTCCAACCAGCAGTGCGGACTGATTCATTCCGGATCGGGACGCCTGACTATCGGTAACATGACCAGAGAAGTCAAAACCGGCGATTGCTTCTATATGACTTCGGATATCAAGCATGGCGTGATCAATACCGGTGACGATACTCTTGTGATGATCGAGGTCTTTCATCCGGTGCGCGAGGACTTCGTTAACATGATCAAAAATCCCTGA
- a CDS encoding GNAT family N-acetyltransferase, whose protein sequence is MSLEVRPAAENEFDILRKIAAQCLSDFCPEEIDKTDVESWSEKRYSDDTLRKCLSDSDCSINTMVDNDRPVGFCMMKLRPDDRRIGQIDLLVVTPEHKNHNSVFKLFQQTIKPRIDAGMTEVEINIPECARPWIDIYTRIGLEFEPWRKFEDYIGKQKLIFWPGMLVIVPGC, encoded by the coding sequence ATGAGCCTGGAAGTCCGTCCTGCTGCTGAAAATGAATTCGATATTCTGCGTAAAATCGCGGCTCAGTGCCTGTCAGACTTTTGCCCGGAGGAGATTGATAAAACCGATGTCGAATCATGGAGTGAAAAAAGATACAGCGACGATACATTGAGGAAATGTCTTTCCGACAGTGACTGTTCAATAAACACCATGGTGGATAACGATCGCCCGGTCGGATTCTGTATGATGAAACTCAGGCCTGATGACCGGCGGATCGGACAAATTGATCTTCTGGTGGTCACGCCCGAGCATAAAAACCACAATTCGGTCTTTAAACTGTTTCAACAGACGATCAAGCCCAGAATCGACGCCGGTATGACCGAAGTTGAGATCAATATACCAGAATGCGCCCGTCCATGGATCGATATCTATACCAGGATCGGGCTCGAATTCGAGCCCTGGCGCAAGTTCGAGGATTACATCGGTAAACAGAAACTCATCTTCTGGCCCGGCATGCTGGTGATAGTACCCGGTTGCTGA